From one Microbulbifer sp. A4B17 genomic stretch:
- a CDS encoding YdiU family protein, giving the protein MKLSEVTLEHRYADLGEAFGTTVAPTPFRHPKVIDTNPAVLQLLGIDPNEKSDPAWAELGCGARLFKGSRPFAMKYTGHQFGVYNPDLGDGRALLLGEIESEGRYWELHLKGAGKTPYSRFGDGRAVLRSTIREYLASEALYGLGIPSTRALCIVGSDEPVTREKIETGAMLIRVAESHVRFGHFEYLFYTKQLEALQELIEVICRRFIPGTEGMAVVDQAEALLRFTTRRSAELVAAWQSVGFAHGVLNTDNMSIIGDTFDYGPYAFLDDYDPTFICNHSDHTGRYAFEQQPGVVLWNLNALAHALSAFVGVDALRECLEQFQPVVSEVYAQRMRAKLGLEREEDGDQALCAELLELLQQSQADYTLFFRALAHYRGERPATGLHELLNPTHHSALDKWLGHYDRRLARETNNSRERNLAMLSVNPKYILRNYLAQKVIEAAEDGDYHPLRTLRQLLQSPFAEHPEHEAWASAPPESGKRIPLSCSS; this is encoded by the coding sequence ATGAAACTCAGCGAAGTTACTCTCGAACACCGCTATGCCGATCTTGGGGAAGCCTTTGGCACCACCGTGGCGCCAACGCCTTTTCGCCACCCCAAGGTAATAGATACCAACCCGGCGGTTCTGCAACTGCTGGGTATAGATCCCAATGAGAAATCCGACCCGGCTTGGGCCGAGCTAGGCTGCGGGGCTAGGCTATTTAAGGGAAGTCGCCCCTTCGCGATGAAATATACCGGCCATCAGTTTGGGGTCTACAACCCGGATCTTGGCGACGGCCGCGCTCTATTATTGGGAGAGATTGAAAGTGAAGGTCGATACTGGGAGCTGCACCTCAAAGGCGCCGGTAAGACCCCCTACTCCCGCTTTGGTGATGGCCGCGCCGTTTTGCGCTCAACGATAAGGGAGTACCTCGCCAGCGAAGCCCTATACGGCCTGGGGATACCCAGTACCCGCGCGCTGTGTATTGTCGGCAGTGACGAGCCCGTAACCCGAGAGAAGATCGAAACCGGAGCCATGCTCATCCGTGTTGCCGAAAGTCATGTGCGTTTCGGGCACTTTGAATACCTGTTTTACACCAAACAGCTGGAGGCCCTACAGGAGCTGATCGAAGTTATTTGCCGCCGCTTTATACCGGGCACCGAAGGTATGGCTGTGGTCGATCAGGCCGAGGCACTGCTGCGTTTTACCACCCGGCGCAGCGCCGAACTGGTTGCCGCCTGGCAGTCCGTAGGCTTTGCCCACGGTGTACTCAATACTGATAACATGTCGATTATTGGCGATACCTTCGACTACGGACCCTATGCATTCCTGGATGACTACGATCCCACTTTTATCTGCAACCATTCGGACCACACTGGCCGCTATGCCTTCGAGCAACAGCCGGGCGTCGTGCTCTGGAACCTGAATGCACTGGCCCATGCGCTCTCGGCTTTTGTGGGCGTAGACGCTCTGCGCGAGTGCCTGGAGCAGTTCCAGCCTGTGGTGAGCGAGGTCTACGCCCAACGAATGCGGGCAAAACTGGGGCTGGAGCGGGAAGAGGATGGCGACCAGGCCCTCTGCGCAGAATTGCTCGAGTTGTTACAGCAAAGCCAGGCCGACTACACCCTGTTTTTCCGCGCTCTGGCGCACTATCGGGGTGAGCGACCGGCCACGGGGCTGCACGAACTACTCAATCCTACTCACCACAGCGCACTGGATAAGTGGCTGGGGCACTACGACCGTCGCCTCGCCAGAGAGACCAACAACTCCCGCGAACGCAATCTGGCTATGCTCTCAGTCAACCCCAAATATATTCTGCGCAACTATTTGGCACAGAAGGTCATCGAGGCCGCCGAAGATGGCGACTATCATCCCTTGCGGACTTTGCGCCAGTTACTGCAATCCCCATTCGCCGAGCACCCGGAACACGAAGCCTGGGCCAGTGCGCCACCAGAATCCGGTAAGCGCATTCCCCTGAGCTGCTCTTCTTAA